In a genomic window of Ipomoea triloba cultivar NCNSP0323 chromosome 3, ASM357664v1:
- the LOC116012740 gene encoding deoxynucleoside triphosphate triphosphohydrolase SAMHD1 homolog yields MGAFCNDDFTFLPTYNFTPSRDLRYSKQIHDNVHGNIYIDPLLLKFVDTEQFQRLRDLKQLGLANMVYPGAVHSRFEHSLGVYWLAGEAIHKLKSHQGLELDIDDFDVKTVKLAGLLHDIGHGPFSHLFEREFLPMVTSGSEWCHEGMSTRMIDHIVDEHHIDIDSETIKRVKEFILASSKYALPKTSREKLFLYDIVANGRNGIDVDKFDYIVRDSRACGLGCNFQFQRLMETMRVLGDEICYRAKDYLTVHKLFATRADLYRTVYTHAKVKAIELMVVEALVKANGYLHISSYIQDPSEYWKLDDSIIKTIETAPDPELKESRELISRIRRRNLYQFCNEYAVPKDKMEHFKDVTAKDIICSQVGGGKKLDEDDVVVSNVRIDLTRGKHNPLESINFFKDYESEEKFSIPDDRISHLLPSSYQDMIVRVYSKKPELVGVVSEAFENFQLKTYGIKAQVHPTPEKKKCRLLDNVV; encoded by the exons CAACGACGATTTCACTTTCCTTCCGACTTACAACTTCACCCCTTCCCGAGATCTGCGATATTCGAAACAAATCCATGATAACGTTCATGGCAACATATATATTGATCCG CTCCTTTTGAAGTTCGTTGATACAGAGCAATTCCAGAG gCTCCGCGATCTTAAACAACTAG GTTTGGCAAACATGGTTTATCCAGGAGCAGTGCATTCAAGATTTGAACACTCCCTTGGAGTTTATTGGCTAGCTGGTGAAGCTATTCATAAGCTTAAAAGCCACCAA GGATTGGAGCTTGACATCGATGATTTTGATGTAAAAACAGTGAAACTTGCAG GTCTCCTGCATGATATAGGCCATGGGCCTTTTAGTCATTTGTTTGAGCGGGAGTTTCTTCCTATGGTTACTAGTGGCTCAGAGTG GTGTCATGAAGGAATGTCAACGAGGATGATAGATCACATTGTTGATGAGCACCATATTGATATTGACTCTGAAACCATAAAAAGAGTTAAG GAATTCATACTTGCCAGTTCCAAATATGCTTTGCCGAAA ACCTCCAGAGAGAAACTGTTTTTGTATGATATTGTAGCAAATGGCAGAAATGGAATTGATGTTGACAA GTTTGACTACATTGTTCGTGACAGCCGAGCATGTGGTCTAGGATGCAATTTCCAGTTTCAAAG GTTGATGGAGACAATGAGAGTGCTGGGAGATGAAATATGCTATCGTGCCAAAGATT ATTTAACCGTCCACAAGTTATTTGCAACCCGAGCCGATCTGTATAGAACTGTTTATACTCATGCCAAAGTGAAG GCAATAGAGCTTATGGTTGTAGAAGCACTAGTCAAAGCAAATGGTTATTTGCATATTTCATCTTATATACAGGATCCTTCTGAATATTGGAAG TTAGATGACTCGATAATAAAAACCATTGAGACAGCTCCAGACCCGGAGTTAAAGGAATCTAGGGAATTGATCAGTCGCATTCGAAGGAGGAATTTGTACCAG TTTTGTAATGAATATGCTGTTCCCAAAGACAAAATGGAACATTTCAAAGATGTCACTGCAAAAGATATCATTTGTTCCCAG GTAGGTGGTGGGAAGAAACTTGACGAGGATGATGTTGTTGTGAGCAATGTGAGGATAGATTTGACCCGGGGAAAACACAATCCACTTGAAAG CATCAACTTTTTCAAG gACTATGAAAGTGAGGAGAAGTTCTCAATACCAGATGATCGAATCAGCCACTTACTGCCGTCATCATATCAGGATATGATAGTGCGAGTGTACTCCAAAAAGCCAGAACTG GTCGGAGTTGTTTCCGAGGCATTTGAGAATTTCCAGCTGAAGACCTACGGAATCAAAGCACAAGTTCATCCCACACCCGAGAAAAAAAAGTGTCGCCTTCTAGACAATGTAGTATAG
- the LOC116012742 gene encoding peptidyl-prolyl cis-trans isomerase CYP38, chloroplastic-like has product MAAFISCHHNYSSSLAPPTFKSTKRNPIFSYIRSAPSKLYARHLPPLCSSQISPPPFRLTDHNQKDELFSSLKKCAISVMLAVGLLSGMPGQANANASNPALPDVSVLISGPPIKDPGALLRYALPIDNKAIREVQKPLEDISESLKLAGVKAIDSAERNVRQASRALKQGKAAVISGLAKSKVEHGTELLNKLEAGLDEFQQILEDKNRDAVAPKQKELLNYVGGVEEDMVDGFPYEVPEEYQSMPLLKGRATVDMKVKVKDNPNLDECVFRIVLDGYNAPVTAGNFVDLVERHFYDGMEIQRADGFVVQTGDPEGPAEGFIDPSSEKTRTVPLEIMVDGEKAPVYGDTLEELGLFKAQTRLPFNAFGTMAMARDEFENNSGSSQVFWLLKESELTPSNANILDGRYAVFGYVTENEDLLADLKVGDVIESVQVVSGLDNLVNPTYKIVG; this is encoded by the exons ATGGCTGCCTTCATTTCATGCCACCATAACTATTCATCCTCACTAGCACCTCCCACTTTCAAATCCACAAAGCGTAATCCAATTTTCAGCTACATCCGTTCTGCTCCTTCTAAGCTATATGCTCGGCATTTGCCTCCACTTTGTTCTTCGCAGATTTCACCTCCTCCATTTCGGCTCACAGATCATAATCAG AAAGACGAGCTATTTTCATCATTGAAGAAGTGCGCGATTTCTGTTATGCTAGCTGTTGGCTTGTTAAGTGGAATGCCGGGGCAAGCCAATGCCAATGCGAGCAATCCAGCATTGCCAGATGTGTCGGTGTTGATCTCTGGACCTCCGATTAAGGATCCGGGGGCATTGTTGAGATATGCATTACCTATTGACAACAAGGCTATAAGAGAGGTTCAAAAGCCTCTTGAAGACATTTCCGAGAGTCTCAAGCTTGCTGGTGTCAAGGCCATTGATTCTGCAGAAAGa AATGTAAGACAGGCATCCCGGGCCCTCAAGCAGGGGAAGGCTGCTGTTATCTCAGGGTTGGCCAAGTCAAAGGTTGAGCATGGGACTGAATTGCTTAACAAACTCGAAGCTGGGTTGGATGAGTTTCAACAAATTCTTGAGGATAAGAACCGGGATGCAGTTGCACCTAAACAGAAGGAGTTGCTTAACTATGTTGGAGG TGTTGAAGAAGATATGGTGGATGGCTTCCCATATGAGGTGCCCGAAGAGTACCAAAGTATGCCTTTGCTGAAGGGAAGAGCAACAGTTGACATGAAGGTCAAAGTGAAGGACAACCCCAATCTTGATGAATGTGTTTTTCGTATTGTTCTAGATGGCTATAATGCTCCAGTTACTGCTGGAAATTTTGTGGATTTGGTTGAAAGGCATTTCTATGATGGCATGGAGATTCAAAGAG CCGATGGCTTTGTGGTACAAACTGGCGATCCTGAAGGTCCTGCAGAAGGTTTTATTGACCCCAGTTCAGAGAAAACACGGACTGTACCTCTTGAAATTATGGTGGATGGGGAGAAAGCACCAGTTTATGGAGACACCTTAGAA GAGCTTGGTCTATTTAAGGCCCAAACGAGGCTTCCATTTAATGCTTTTGGGACAATGGCCATGGCTAGAGAT GAATTTGAGAATAATTCTGGCTCGAGTCAGGTATTTTGGCTATTGAAAGAAAGTGAACTAACTCCTAGCAATGCCAATATATTGGATGGTCGCTATGCGGTGTTTGGCTACGTGACAGAAAATGAGGACTTGCTGGCAGATCTCAAGGTGGGAGATGTTATTGAATCTGTGCAAGTAGTATCTGGGTTGGACAATCTTGTCAACCCAACCTATAAGATTGTTGGTTAA
- the LOC116011976 gene encoding methyl-CpG-binding domain-containing protein 9-like, whose product MCHVQDGGDSGPLFKVKRSPCSALHIPNPLQVLYQAKHGHSNGQNERSDVLASQSMDYEDLSIMSMLAEPPAPLENDILSCLVHSSDDYLDMQGSHDMLTEKSPSKRNQSLLSDCSPFGHDADIFSVEESSSSLAWRVMSRKILKLFREIYTQTGVVKFFCKHTLDKSESFCCDVTNEGAAEKYAPLARFYGLPTIVNIPYIIQADMQLEVVAQELLKWLDQDRFGLDAEFVQEIIEQKQDVRDSFGYVPLNQRISFSSFITVGNSLLEGRAVEVESEDGRCPSHGLRSSNKVNTMTEEHLSDTRSLPPGIPFSTKMPSLLLGDTIQVLQFFWRFHEVLDLKKLLTFEDIEEELMNPRCHGVDLLEKVGGEIHEKPFVIPNNTDGAKMHISSYKSGPEVDLENLHAFVQMERKSMEEASPMKLEFINSSKCSGSALTKAIISTLHVLLSELQTKVAVVGNLNFDIGDSRKRGRKKDFDYVSIAKRNTLSMLPYNELTWPELARRYALALLSMNGYFESTEITTHDNSAQVIRCLQGDGGALCGSLTGVAGIEVDASLLAEAKKRIFGSLDGDERDNLAVDDEDSDRKSLDESVTVSESIPDWIQVLEPVRKLPTNVGARIKKCIYNALERSPPEWARKILEHSISKEVYKGNASGPTKRAVLSVLAQAQDENVPHKPVNEKKKKKFISISSILMKQCRLVLRHAIAADHRKVFCNLLGKRTMNFNSDGGIIGTPGMAPRPLDFRTIDQRLAVNAYGGVHKAFYEDACEVWSNVFIAFKHQPDLLQLAESLANNFKSLYDKKIMVATLSQKLVKCRKLNSVDASLQKEIENILTCSEIPKAPWEDGVCKVCGIDNDDKSVLLCDACDAEYHTYCLNPPLARIPSGNWYCPSCVTNKQMVSDAYTETAVVCPQKKKDHSKLTLAYIEAVAHLATVLEIKEYWEFSVAERTNLLKFLCDELLNSALLHGHLEQSAEDSVELQQKWRSLLKELKVLKLRENFLARKADDGSLTVGEHDVEVQESNETVTGNEKCSGYLHTTSHSGNHISVSNDDVPSSGDGQKCVDPNAFFKHLPADCLENSDSVDCQSFEPMDADDAEGVSPIAGDVQLTESSFVNTTSSFGQNMDLLSCEETKGLKGEATYEDNFEKHTGRNMNIRNSEGVDGHHASVDKAATDLNAHLFTTSTGTAQAFNLSLKSVRGEILLMQNSITSLQKQLQKVSLRSEFLGFDSAGRLYWVVSMSDDKPCVIVNENVELHQGEKITSGSNASSPPFWCKAYDGNSVQSSWISYGSDSEIELVLEFLKDDDPLETQLKQSILHWQKQRYNLPQLSELSLPHEVLDANLATRATSLLEAKCGSSIEAEATEFFKKQEKGGIAFVRDGIIYRCKCLEPIFSFERHYKYCQQTLSAPRELRFHGQDTCKRREKPVEVDNISKQKGMAKPTSKDEYKCEVGSVDQTDGLECPFNLEDICSKFVIKETMKEEAEKIGLLGSSNGLPTFVPSLPPYLTDPASMLLQVQDNTSSLDHNAADTLTSSSKQAPKPTVHDASQNLPTTNALEERDTLKHDNCLEHPLVSQSALKPLVGEASCILRRLKINLLDMDAALPEQALRPSMSQIERRLAWRAFLKSAETIYQMVQALIVFEEMLKSDYLSNTWGYWSSISGAAKICTLSSLALRIYSLDAAIKYEEEVAIEKTKVGRKVSKKASSSFAQ is encoded by the exons ATGTGCCATGTGCAGGATGGTGGTGACTCTGGACCATTGTTTAAAGTCAAAAGGAGTCCATGCTCTGCACTTCATATTCCAAATCCATTGCAAGTCCTCTATCAAGCAAAACATGGCCACTCTAATGGCCAAAATGAGAGAAGTGATGTTTTGGCCTCTCAGTCTATGGATTATGAGGATTTAAGTATTATGTCAATGCTTGCAGAACCTCCGGCGCCCttggaaaatgatattttgtCCTGTCTTGTTCATAGTTCTGATGATTATTTGGACATGCAAGGATCACATGACATGCTGACTGAGAAAAGTCCTAGTAAAAGAAACCAGAGTTTATTGTCTGATTGTTCACCTTTTGGGCATGATGCTGACATCTTTTCTGTTGAAGAGTCCTCTTCTTCTTTGGCTTGGAGAGTGATGTCCAGAAAGATCCTGAAATTATTCCGTGAAATATATACCCAGACGGGTGTTGTTAAGTTCTTCTGCAAGCACACCTTAGACAAGTCAGAATCATTTTGCTGTGATGTTACAAATGAAGGAGCTGCTGAGAAGTATGCTCCTTTAGCTCGGTTTTATGGTCTACCAACCATAGTCAACATTCCTTATATTATTCAAGCTGATATGCAGCTTGAAGTTGTGGCTCAAGAATTGCTGAAGTGGCTAGATCAAGACAGATTTGGCCTTGATGCTGAATTTGTCCAGGAAATCATAGAACAAAAGCAGGATGTTAGAGACAGTTTTGGCTATGTCCCTTTGAATCAGAGGATTTCATTCTCTTCATTTATTACTGTTGGAAATAGTCTACTTGAGGGTAGAGCTGTAGAAGTTGAAAGTGAAGATGGCAGATGCCCATCACACGGTTTAAGAAGTTCTAATAAAGTGAACACTATGACTGAGGAGCACTTGTCAGACACCCGCTCTCTTCCTCCCGGGATACCTTTTAGCACCAAGATGCCTTCCTTGCTTCTAGGTGACACAATTCAG GTGTTGCAGTTCTTTTGGCGTTTCCATGAAGTGTTAGATCTAAAAAAACTGCTTACATTTGAAGATATTGAGGAAGAACTTATGAATCCACGGTGTCATGGAGTGGATCTTCTTGAGAAGGTTGGTGGGGAAATCCATGAAAAGCCATTTGTAATCCCAAACAATACTGATGGTGCCAAAATGCACATTTCAAGTTACAAATCTGGTCCAGAAGTAGATTTAGAAAATCTGCATGCATTTGTCCAAATGGAAAGAAAATCTATGGAGGAAGCTTCTCCAATGAAACTGGAGTTTATTAATTCTAGCAAATGCTCTGGCTCTGCCTTGACTAAGGCTATTATCTCTACGTTGCATGTTTTACTAAGTGAACTTCAGACAAAAGTTGCAGTAGTTGGTAACCTGAACTTTGATATTGGTGATTCTAGAAAACGTGGGAGAAAGAAGGATTTCGACTATGTGTCTATTGCCAAAAGAAACACACTATCTATGCTTCCTTATAATGAACTGACATGGCCAGAATTGGCTCGGAGATATGCTTTAGCTCTCTTATCAATGAATGGTTACTTCGAATCAACAGAAATTACCACTCATGATAATAGTGCACAAGTTATTCGCTGCTTACAGGGTGATGGTGGTGCATTATGTGGCTCTTTGACTGGTGTAGCAGGAATAGAAGTAGATGCATCG TTGCTAGCAGAGGCTAAAAAGAGAATTTTTGGCTCATTGGATGGAGATGAGAGGGATAATCTAGCTGTAGATGATGAAGACTCCGACAGGAAAAGCTTGGATGAGTCTGTCACGGTAAGTGAAAGTATTCCAGATTGGATTCAAGTCCTTGAGCCTGTCAGAAAGCTCCCCACAAATGTAGGTGCAAGAATAAAGAAGTGCATCTATAATGCACTGGAGAGAAGTCCACCAGAATGGGCTAGGAAGATCTTAGAGCACTCCATCAGCAAGGAAGTGTACAAGGGCAATGCCTCTGGGCCTACAAAG AGAGCTGTTCTGTCTGTTCTAGCTCAAGCACAAGATGAAAATGTTCCACACAAGCCTgttaatgaaaaaaagaaaaagaagttcATATCAATCTCCAGCATACTTATGAAGCAGTGTAGACTTGTTCTCCGTCACGCAATAGCTGCTGATCACAGAAAGGTTTTCTGCAATTTGCTCGGCAAGAGGACAATGAACTTCAACAGTGATGGTGGTATTATAGGGACTCCAGGCATGGCTCCTCGTCCTCTTGATTTTAGAACAATTGATCAGAGATTGGCAGTCAATGCCTATGGTGGAGTACACAAGGCTTTCTATGAGGATGCATGTGAG GTATGGAGCAATGTGTTTATTGCTTTTAAACATCAACCAGATTTGCTTCAGTTAGCAGAGAGCTTagcaaataattttaaatctttgtaTGACAAGAAA ATAATG GTTGCAACTCTATCCCAGAAGTTGGTAAAATGTCGCAAATTAAATTCTGTGGATGCTAGTTTACAGAAGGAGATAGAGAATATTCTCACTTGCAGCGAAATTCCAAAAGCCCCATGGGAAGATGGCGTTTGTAAAGTATGTGGTATTGACAATGATGATAAGAGTGTTCTATTGTGTGATGCTTGTGATGCAGAGTATCATACTTACTGCTTGAATCCCCCGCTTGCTCGGATTCCTAGTGGAAATTGGTATTGCCCTTCATGTGTTACAAATAAGCAAATGGTTTCAGATGCATACACTGAAACAGCAGTTGTCTGCCCACAGAAGAAAAAAGATCACAGCAAATTAACCCTTGCCTACATAGAAGCGGTGGCACATCTGGCAACTGTACTGGAAATAAAGGAGTATTGGGAGTTTAGTGTTGCTGAG AGAACTAACCTGCTTAAGTTCCTTTGTGATGAGCTTTTGAACTCAGCCCTCCTTCATGGGCACCTAGAACAATCTGCGGAAGACTCTGTTGAGTTGCAACAGAAATGGCGTTCTCTTTTGAAGGAATTGAAAGTGTTGAAGTTAAGAGAAAATTTTCTAGCTAGAAAAGCTGATGATGGCTCTCTTACAGTTGGTGAGCATGATGTTGAAGTGCAAGAATCTAATGAGACGGTTACAGGTAATGAAAAATGTAGTGGATATCTGCACACTACTAGCCATAGTGGAAACCATATCAGCGTTTCGAATGATGATGTGCCTTCATCTGGGGATGGTCAGAAATGTGTTGATCCAAATGCATTCTTCAAACATTTGCCAGCTGATTGCTTAGAGAATAGTGATTCGGTTGACTGCCAATCTTTTGAACCTATGGATGCTGATGATGCAGAAGGTGTTTCTCCAATCGCTGGTGATGTTCAGCTAACTGAGAGTTCTTTTGTTAATACTACTTCCTCCTTTGGCCAAAATATGGATTTGCTTTCATGTGAAGAAACAAAAGGCCTGAAAGGAGAGGCCACCTATGAAGATAACTTTGAAAAGCACACTGGACGAAATATGAATATTCGTAATTCTGAGGGCGTAGATGGACATCATGCTTCAGTAGACAAGGCTGCCACCGATCTTAATGCTCATTTGTTCACCACAAGCACGGGCACTGCGCAAGCTTTTAATCTCAGTCTCAAGTCTGTGAGAGGTGAGATTTTACTCATGCAAAACTCCATTACCAGTTTACAGAAACAATTGCAGAAAGTGTCTTTGCGCAGTGAGTTTCTAGGCTTTGATTCTGCTGGAAGATTGTATTGGGTTGTATCAATGTCAGATGATAAACCTTGCGTAATTGTAAATGAGAATGTGGAACTGCATCAGGGAGAGAAAATAACTAGTGGTTCAAATGCTTCTTCACCTCCTTTCTGGTGCAAGGCTTATGACGGCAACTCAGTTCAGTCTTCTTGGATTTCTTATGGATCTGACTCTGAAATTGAATTGGTTTTAGAGTTTCTGAAAGACGATGATCCACTGGAAACACAATTGAAACAGTCCATTTTGCATTGGCAGAAACAAAGATATAATCTTCCTCAATTGTCTGAGTTAAGTTTGCCCCATGAAGTCTTAGATGCTAATCTTGCAACTAGAGCTACCAGCCTATTGGAGGCGAAGTGCGGTTCTTCCATTGAGGCAGAAGCCACAGAATTCTTCAAGAAGCAGGAAAAAGGAGGCATTGCATTTGTAAGAGATGGAATAATCTACAGATGCAAATGCTTAGAACCGATCTTCTCATTTGAACGCCATTACAAGTATTGCCAGCAAACCTTGTCTGCTCCTCGGGAGCTTCGCTTTCACGGGCAGGATACGTGCAAACGGCGTGAGAAGCCGGTTGAGGTTGATAATATTTCCAAACAGAAAGGTATGGCTAAACCAACATCTAAGGATGAATACAAATGTGAAGTTGGGAGTGTTGATCAAACTGATGGATTAGAGTGCCCATTTAATCTGGAAGATATCTGCTCCAAGTTTGTAATTAAAGAGACCATGAAGGAAGAGGCAGAAAAGATAGGTCTTCTAGGCTCCTCCAATGGACTTCCAACTTTTGTTCCATCCCTTCCTCCTTATCTAACTGATCCTGCTTCAATGCTATTACAAGTTCAAGACAATACTTCCTCCCTTGATCACAATGCAGCAGATACACTCACCTCTTCTTCAAAGCAAGCACCGAAGCCTACTGTGCACGATGCTTCTCAAAATCTCCCAACAACAAATGCTTTGGAAGAGCGTGACACATTGAAACATGATAACTGCTTGGAACATCCTCTCGTGTCACAGTCTGCTTTAAAGCCTCTGGTAGGCGAAGCTTCTTGTATCTTGAGGCGGCTGAAAATTAATTTACTGGACATGGATGCTGCACTTCCTGAACAAGCTCTGAGGCCATCCATGTCACAGATAGAAAGGAGATTGGCCTGGCGTGCATTCCTTAAATCTGCTGAGACAATATATCAG ATGGTTCAGGCACTGATTGTGTTTGAAGAAATGCTGAAATCGGATTACCTAAGCAATACATGGGGGTACTGGTCATCAATCTCAGGAGCTGCCAAGATCTGTACCTTATCTTCTCTTGCTCTGCGTATCTACTCCTTGGATGCAGCCATCAAATATGAAGAAGAGGTGGCTATAGAAAAGACTAAAGTAGGCAGGAAAGTAAGCAAGAAAGCTTCTTCCAGTTTTGctcaatga
- the LOC116011979 gene encoding methyl-CpG-binding domain-containing protein 9-like, which produces MELGDSPRSNSETTGSDVAIDHNGVFTASASTDENMNMAISAEKLVRSFHTSTKLPSGAPAELPRKLNGSACEACGRPEAEGCVVVCDGCERGFHVGCLGMLVGEAIELEEWICGKCSGCGVRSNRWNLGWRNKRRRVDTDSVVDITGTPRSEGEGQGCKDSLLFRKHIPGDNPFGGNLFGLPVEVTNLQHFNNSFGSQEATDTVKLQFVPPSLGAVDSCLKGLKGENNSTTMGSSTKDLSEMLACGI; this is translated from the exons ATGGAACTCGGCGACTCGCCTCGTTCGAACTCGGAGACAACGGGCTCTGATGTCGCAATCGATCACAATGGAGTATTCACGGCTTCTGCCTCCACTGATGAAAATATGAATATGGCTATTAGCGCCGAGAAGTTAGTTAGGAGCTTCCACACAAGCACCAAGCTGCCTTCTGGCGCTCCGGCGGAGCTTCCCCGGAAGTTGAACGGTTCAGCGTGTGAGGCATGTGGGCGCCCCGAAGCCGAGGGTTGTGTGGTTGTATGTGATGGCTGTGAACGTGGATTTCATGTCGGTTGCTTGGGAATGCTGGTGGGAGAGGCCATCGAGTTGGAGGAGTGGATATGCGGGAAGTGCTCTGGTTGTGGAGTGCGGAGTAATCGGTGGAATTTGGGATGGAGGAACAAAAGGAGGCGCGTAGATACTGATTCTGTTGTGGATATAACTGGAACGCCTAGGAGTGAAGGGGAAGGTCAGGGCTGCAAGGATTCATTGCTCTTCAG AAAGCACATTCCAGGTGATAATCCTTTTGGTGGAAATCTATTCGGGCTACCTGTGGAAGTTACAAACTTGCAGCATTTTAATAACAGTTTTGGCTCTCAGGAAGCAACTGATACTGTAAAACTCCAGTTTGTGCCCCCAAGTTTGGGAGCTGTAGATTCCTGTTTGAAAGGCCTCAAAGGTGAAAATAATAGTACAACCATGGGATCATCAACTAAGGATCTGAGTGAGAT GTTGGCATGTGGAATTTGA